In one window of Plasmodium berghei ANKA genome assembly, chromosome: 14 DNA:
- a CDS encoding anaphase-promoting complex subunit 10, putative — translation MEKKDENYYLWKIIKDLNMVDKKEKMVYSNIKINNLKMNKNNLPKIKISKRYVEIGSLGIWKLSSSKNKYDIKKLKDNDANTYWQSSSIGPHTITIQFLKLTQVSKIFLLFNYLLDESYTPCEILIKIGNDEHNLEYLCTAYCDINKYSLDDPFWFVIDLKKINFFSFFSNYNLKVLKNKNVSIYCHCLQICILSSQHYGKDTRVRQIKIYGPNYSVYKYDKMILQKT, via the coding sequence atggaaaaaaaagacgaaaattattatttgtggaaaataataaaagatttaaatatggtagacaaaaaagaaaagatgGTTTAcagtaatataaaaataaacaatttaaaaatgaacaaaaataatttaccaaaaataaaaataagcaaaAGATATGTTGAAATAGGATCCTTAGGAATTTGGAAATTATCAAGCAGTAAAAATAAgtatgatataaaaaaattaaaagataatGATGCTAATACATACTGGCAATCATCGTCCATAGGACCCCATACAATAacaatacaatttttaaagCTTACACAagtttcaaaaatatttttactttttaattatttgcTTGACGAATCATATACCCCTTgtgaaatattaataaaaatcgGAAATGATGAGCATAACCTTGAATATCTTTGTACAGCATATTGtgatataaacaaatattctTTGGACGATCCATTTTGGTTTGTaattgatttaaaaaaaattaattttttttcatttttcagtaattataatttaaaagttttaaaaaacaaaaatgtaTCCATATATTGTCATTGCTTgcaaatatgtatattgtCAAGCCAGCATTATGGCAAGGATACACGAGTAAGGcaaatcaaaatatatggtCCTAATTATTCTGTTTACAAATACGATAAAATGATCTTACAAAAAACATAG
- a CDS encoding diphthamide biosynthesis protein 3, putative, producing MIVENKTTTSETFDVIYEEVKLENFEFEEHTKTFFYPCPCGDIFETTLEKLLNGEDILTCPSCSLTIKIIYNLRDLNKYS from the coding sequence atgatagttgaaaataaaactacGACTAGCGAAACATTTGATGTTATATATGAAGAAGtaaaattagaaaattttgaatttgAAGAACATAccaaaacatttttttatccatGCCCATGTGGTGACATTTTTGAAACAACATTAGAGAAACTTTTAAATGGCGAAGATATTTTAACATGCCCTAGTTGCTCATTAAccattaaaataatttataatttaagggatttaaataaatattcataa
- a CDS encoding PPPDE peptidase domain-containing protein, putative, producing MATTYNVKLKIYDLSRGMVKLWSPLLIGKQIGGVWHTAVLIYNMEYFYGGGIMCLPPNEFESHYNIKPVEIIDMGETEVDKTFFHDYLDGIRPNFTTDKYNLINWNCNNFTNEACNFLLGKGIPQYILNTPYEVMSTPKGKLILDMMQSCQTSIAPGMENSSTINSEIKNDSISNNNDSQKNNETEYSKVPSVSMDNFFTGNKINIIFEDYLKSDKCDSNEKKKIFNSLSSFFRKLINNLDILQNRIIYKKNNEIFNNVSNDSEYNKILSYIGFVKGYVEIDEINNLQVFTLYIDSKYNKNSPTSKNIDLFINKKIYLKSLDSSIYKVDLLSFKNISEYVLDSNTKKTNVNEVYVFLSEYFISNHFDITNSKNDNNNFRTIKSAISSDLETEKQYLINIYELVTKHLNLL from the exons atggcAACGACATATAATGTTAAGCTAAAGATATACGACTTATCCCGTGGAAT GGTGAAATTGTGGTCTCCGCTTTTAATTGGGAAACAAATTGGTGGGGTTTGGCATACAGCTGTTTTGATATATAACatggaatatttttacG GTGGAGGGATAATGTGTTTGCCTCCAAACGAATTTGAATCACATTATAACATAAAACCAGTAGAAATTATAGATATGGGAGAAACTGAAGTagataaaacattttttcatgATTATCTTGATGGGATTCGACCGAATTTTACTAcagataaatataatttaattaattggaattgtaataattttactAATGAAGCTTGTAATTTTCTTCTTGGAAAAGGTATTCctcaatatattttgaacaCACCTTATGAAGTTATGTCAACACCTAAAGGAAAGTTAATATTAGACATGATGCAGTCATGCCAAACATCCATTGCGCCGGGTATGGAAAACAGTTCCACAATTAAtagtgaaataaaaaatgatagcattagtaataataatgatagccaaaaaaataatgaaactGAATACTCTAAAGTCCCTAGTGTATCTAtggataatttttttacggggaataaaataaacattatatttgaagattatttaaaaagtgATAAGTGTGAttcaaatgaaaaaaaaaaaatttttaattcattaagttcattttttagaaaattaattaataatctcgatatattacaaaataggattatatataaaaaaaataacgaaatatttaataatgttTCAAACGATTcagaatataataaaatattatcttATATTGGATTTGTTAAAGGATACGTTGAAattgatgaaataaataatttacaaGTTTTTACACTTTATATAgattcaaaatataataaaaattcccccacttcaaaaaatatcgatttatttataaataaaaaaatatatttaaaaagtttAGATTCATCTATTTATAAAGTAGACcttttatcttttaaaaatatttctgaATATGTTCTTGATagtaatacaaaaaaaacaaacgTTAATGAagtttatgtttttttatcagAGTATTTTATAAGCAACCATTTTGATATTACAAATAGCAAAAATGACAATAACAATTTTAGAACTATAAAAAGTGCAATTAGTTCAGATTTGGAAACagaaaaacaatatttgatcaatatatatgagCTAGTGACCAAACACCTAAATTTGTTATAG
- a CDS encoding thrombospondin-related apical membrane protein: MIKMGRFSIILISFFLTLHQEILGKIDTKKNEDPVVQLLQATQNYKVVVLEPECFINSKTPKLMNSSNYKDEENFDRKEFLMYNYIVINNYEFSNAKSLEIYSSKEKNITNYLILTFYIEGLSFLVNKNFIYDIFLHLSTAGDNKKMECTNKYYDVSLLKSIDVLSPSELEILSDPIKFTMGTESGSFRINITQMFMNDTWKAFIKNKISFLIKPEEDCYVLLEDKLNKPTLVIEKMSSFYTEWGEWSQCTMECNHPDNVQIRERRCIHPNGDCFKGDLKESRPCNVPLPPCYSLFENKDSSKLKITIVAFPIIIVICVFIILYRIFYSKKSTEKELYENVAGRFMYE, translated from the coding sequence atgataaaaatgggACGATTTTccataatattaatttcgTTTTTCTTGACATTGCACCAAGAAATATTGGGGAAAATTGatacgaaaaaaaatgaagatcCAGTTGTACAACTACTTCAAGCAACCCAAAATTACAAAGTTGTAGTATTAGAGCCAGAATGTTTCATAAATTCAAAGACACCAAAATTAATGAATAGTAGTAATTATAaagatgaagaaaatttCGATAGGAAAGAATTTTTAATGTACAATTATATcgttataaataattatgaatttTCGAATGCAAAATCattagaaatatattcatcaaaagaaaaaaatattacaaattatttaattttaacattttatattgaaGGCTTAAGTTTTTtagttaataaaaattttatttatgacatttttttacatttaagTACAGCGGGGGACAATAAAAAGATGGAGTGtactaataaatattatgatgTATCTTTATTAAAATCTATAGATGTTTTAAGTCCGTCAGAATTAGAGATATTATCTGATCCTATAAAATTTACTATGGGAACAGAGTCTGGTAGTTTTAGAATTAATATTACACAAATGTTTATGAATGATACATGGAAGgcttttataaaaaataaaatatctttTCTTATTAAACCAGAAGAAGATTGTTATGTATTATTAGAAGACAAATTGAATAAACCCACTTTagttattgaaaaaatgtCTTCCTTTTATACAGAATGGGGAGAATGGTCTCAATGTACTATGGAATGTAATCATCCAGATAATGTTCAAATTAGAGAAAGACGATGTATACATCCAAACGGGGATTGTTTCAAAGGAGACTTAAAGGAATCGAGACCATGCAATGTTCCTTTACCTCCATGTTATTCgttatttgaaaataaagactcctcaaaattaaaaattacaatAGTTGCTTTTCCCAtaattattgttatatgtgtatttattatattatatcgaatattttattctaaAAAAAGCACAGAAAAAGAATTATACGAGAATGTAGCTGGCCGATTTATGTATGAATAA
- a CDS encoding AP-2 complex subunit mu, putative: MIEGLYIFFANGQLLIQRNYRSMININDLKLYVSKYIKTKRFYEHPIVEINNVFFLNVSINEIVITALTKNNANVCLIFNFIHKFIEILNYFFDDEISRINIVNNFVLIYDICDEIIDYGYPQMLEIGVLKKCLQSKVKYYSRTSQYFHKLSNEFKCGNSLIEDIIHDTNLQNKSENLHKKYYNFNDKGHNSNNNKKIDDIKKMNSYEISEKNKLKNIGKEALNRIKNKIINNITKPTNNFNYMTGNCTWRTNNIYHKKNEIIIDILEVLNVTINNNNLIYAHINGKIILKCLLSGMPICELSTNNKFNLLNNKNETSIDGENNASVKYNEKKRNNETNYGANNISEDKKNIIIDNCIFHHCVNSSKYNDNKIITFTPPDGDFELMRYTVTKNIQIPFHILAIYNPVFQYSKSLDKNYSLKKSKGRNLYDNNKNTNKFEYKITIRSNYSGSMNATDVVIKIPIYKFSENVHVVYKSIGKTEFNNIENVITWKISKFPSLCEHTIKIYLTLENQNQIYSNMNNTQKVDEQSKVVLHVNTVKNMNTVKFLNTYKMPITLNFKIPMFTSSGMFIRYLKVYEKSNYKIIKWIKYLTESGAYQYK, encoded by the coding sequence atgatagaaggattatatattttttttgccaACGGGCAATTATTAATACAACGGAATTACCGGAGcatgataaatattaatgacTTAAAACTGTATGtaagtaaatatataaaaacaaaacgATTTTATGAACATCCAATAgtagaaataaataatgtattttttttaaacgtAAGTATCAATGAAATTGTTATAACTgcattaacaaaaaataatgcgaatgtttgtttaatttttaattttattcataaatttattgaaatattaaattatttttttgatgaCGAAATATCTAGAATAAATATTGTAAATAActttgttttaatttatgaTATATGTGATGAAATAATTGATTATGGATATCCACAAATGCTAGAAATAGgtgtattaaaaaaatgtttacaaagtaaagtaaaatattatagtaGGACATCACAATACTTTCATAAATTATCAAATGAGTTCAAATGTGGAAATAGCTTAATTGAAGATATAATACATGATACTAATTTACAAAACAAAAGTGAAAAtttgcataaaaaatattataattttaatgacAAAGGgcataatagtaataataacaaaaagatagatgatattaaaaaaatgaatagtTATGAGATAAgcgaaaaaaacaaattaaaaaatataggcAAAGAAGCATTAAAcagaattaaaaataaaataataaataatattaccAAACCAactaataattttaattacaTGACAGGAAATTGTACATGGAGAACTAacaatatttatcataaaaaaaatgaaattattatagatatattaGAAGTATTAAATGtaacaataaataataataatttgatatatgctcatataaatggaaaaattattttaaaatgcCTTTTATCTGGTATGCCAATTTGCGAGTTATccacaaataataaatttaatttgttaaataataaaaatgaaacatCAATTGATGGAGAAAATAACGCAAGTGTAAAATATAACGAAAAGAAACGAAATAATGAAACAAATTATGGTgctaataatatatcagaagataaaaaaaacataataatcGACAATTGTATATTTCATCATTGTGTTAATtcatcaaaatataatgataataaaataattactTTTACGCCCCCAGATGGGGATTTTGAATTAATGAGATATACggtaacaaaaaatattcaaatacCCTTTCATATTTTGGCTATATATAATCCAGTATTTCAATATTCAAAATCTTTAGACAAAAATTATTCGctaaaaaaatcaaaaggtcgaaatttatatgataataataaaaacactaataaatttgaatataaaattactATTAGATCGAATTATAGTGGCTCTATGAATGCAACTGATGTGGTTATAAAAATCCcaatatacaaattttctGAAAATGTGCATGTTGTATATAAATCAATAGGTAAAACagaatttaataatattgaaaatgtaATAACATGGAAAATTAGCAAATTCCCAAGTTTATGTGAACAtactattaaaatatatttaactttagaaaatcaaaatcaaatttattcgaatatgaataatactCAAAAAGTGGATGAACAATCTAAGGTTGTCTTGCATGTTAATActgttaaaaatatgaatactgtaaaatttttaaatacttATAAAATGCCAATCACATtgaattttaaaataccTATGTTTACATCGAGTGGTATGTTTATTCGAtatttaaaagtatatgaaaaatcaaattataaaataattaaatggATCAAATACCTTACTGAATCGGGTGCATATCAGTACAAGTAA
- a CDS encoding phosphate translocator, putative yields the protein MKTVLKYAKKKNSDQNEITNEDDQTTVNCISISDININDIEENVITRDNNGNKKKKDKKIEYYLFDVESYNSNNGTSLNSVIDLNSIKSHYLPENKKKNAKKKASSYIKKHVKKYKKKYKILPEHNLDQDTSYEESVKNEKKGYDTYELKEIKNDKTNNDFLSSQKKENLSKKNNSFIDVIKFVLLISCIFSLGSFSTTITKYIFFVKKFNYTQIVSFFEFLVMFLILKTFIFFAKIKSSTSLTRKQYIRYIVFISALLGLSAISGNSAYSYLEIPVISVIKSSSLVLIYFLSIKFGLKEFKCSLLVSILTILMGVIMSITTLKIDSLFGVFLLIIYVISSSFKWVFTDILLKSTSMKAHIILLHIYQISMLIIIIPTLIIDMPCIINDYNNNNLTIGQILSSLGFVSLGAVMSIFLILAEFSLISHTSSVTLSIIFIGREAIILIIGSLFFGENIDLRSSIGIAISMIGTILYGYASK from the exons ATGAAAACTGTTTTGAAATatgctaaaaaaaaaaattctgaCCAAAATGAAATAACAAATGAAGATGATCAAACAACTGTAAATTGCATAAGCATTAGtgacataaatataaatgacaTTGAAGAAAATGTAATCACTAGAGATAacaatggaaataaaaaaaaaaaagacaaaaaaatagaatattatttatttgacgTCGAATcatataatagtaataatggTACAAGCTTAAACAGTGTTATAGATTTAAACTCAATCAAGTCACACTATTTGCCagaaaataagaaaaaaaatgcaaaaaagaaagcaagcagttatataaaaaaacatgtaaaaaaatataaaaaaaaatataaaatattaccTGAACATAATTTAGATCAAGATACTAGTTATGAAGAATCagtaaaaaatgaaaaaaaggGTTACGATACTTATGAActtaaagaaataaaaaacgataaaacaaataacgattttttatcatcacaaaaaaaagaaaatttgtctaaaaaaaacaattcaTTCATAGATGTAATCAAATTTGTTTTGCTTATTTCCtgtatattttcattgGGCTCATTTAGTACAACTATAaccaaatatatattttttgtaaaaaaatttaactATACACAAattgtttcatttttcgAGTTTCTTGTGATGTTCTTGATACTTAAAACG ttcatttttttcgcaaaaattaaaagttCAACAAGCCTAACGAGGAAGCAGTACATAAGATATATAGTTTTTA taTCCGCCCTTCTCGGTTTAAGTGCTATATCAGGAAATAGTGCCTATTCATACCTAGAAATTCCAGTTATTTCAGTTATCAAATCTAGTTCCTTggttttgatatatttccTTTCTATTAAATTTG GTTTAAAGGAATTTAAGTGCTCTCTGCTCGTATCAATT CTCACAATTTTAATGGGAGTCATAATGAGCATTACGACATTAAAAATAGATAGTCTATTTGg AGTATTCCtacttattatatatgtcaTTTCTTCATCATTTAAATGGGTTTTTACTGACATTTTGTTAAAATCGACATCGATGAAAGCTcacataattttattgcatatatatcaaatatcTATGTTAATTATAA ttATTCCGACGTTGATAATCGACATGCCGTGCATTATTAATG attACAACAATAACAATTTGACAATCGGTCAAATACTATCATCACTCGGTTTTGTATCTCTCGGTGCTGTGATgagcatatttttaattttagcAGAATTTTCATTGATTT CTCATACATCCTCAGTAACGCTcagtataatttttataggAAGAGAAgctataattttaattattggatcg CTATTTTTTGGCGAAAATATTGATCTAAGGTCGTCTATAGGCATTGCAATTTCTATGATTGGTACCATATTATATGGATATGCTTCAAAatga
- a CDS encoding dynamin-like protein, putative: MEHGNVGDKIFDLNSISREMLELVEVFYDKMKETTNANALYLYALQIFKICNIHNELPRLVVFGQQSMGKTTLLDFIMGGPMGYTSSDTGTKQPIVIILKPSDTNKIECYLNKKKVNIDDLHEKMKAIMLNLNESIISKELEVEISIPGGIYATFVDLPGIKDDSKAGSELTRKIVRNYVQNFPNDIYILVKKASDDPANWPYHLKEFFMKPKPLGLGLQTKQCIVVGTRALEFLNNELSTIKTLTELHDRVKKRGISDNNDNMLSLYLLELFSIPIEQKEKNDFLTNRISMYSKILNGRKNVLDLLLNKFENDCSDSIKKELIDCFDVEKFKQEVNSKFMNILIQQLRKVEVKLEKKKAKMEIYIKKLEELYNKGNILSIREQVKLYIRELVNIISNLLTGNYPILNLPKNGDDFLKKYGGTLMENLKDGNDLAVELYEKQGLYDENFLTYLNEYLIKQSNENEYNKSVTSDFNNCNDLLNNLNSSIDDIKIGNNITTNTVNTNSMIGGIHNGNNIGNSGNASNNISSNSSNTNNINNLNSSTNSNANFSNSGINISGFGTNSMGTANNNINNSGIGKNNNSSSSNNNSNINSLNKRSDIYDNFNDRDKKRTNDNMLKIGQTVRFLLAKEESSMFGIIQNISNDARSKNILVNFFFRSSNIEEQIQVKSVEKERLIVVKPVETLSGDLFFLNGLQVWYKMTRDDGWVGFDNAEIIKVFNNSSKIKDVLIRNLSKNNEVVSIKINDLYADYTDHMDDEADPIDETYNEDDALKKVAGPHTDLKILNQLAITYICKWLKYNIAKIEPEKKFSDEVLLQMMRSIHNIVDQSDWKPLVVDLLQANISGNILYLTKLASCSAAVALNRVFKAGLGEINRKIKNNYIDENIYLLSTNPKFLEELNQALHNFCKERAVICASEMKEIVFEQTYAVHFEIIEEIFEGCKLFEDNFLTPTGVKPTMSIINKNVKQNLAYRNHQLSLTDVKINKKSRSKELIQEEVKLQFWAIKMLISVPFATKIYAHFLNNIVPKNKHLANILDYSIDCESNLEKYIQSKLLNREVNGIQVPIDDKELLSHYNIIDNRDNILRKLENQKRLIQYISIVSNSIKLLKNNLSNESTLDFVTKLDFGQENKKNWHRLDSYED, from the exons ATGGAGCATGGAAATGTGGGAGATAAAATTTTCGACTTGAATTCAATCAGTCGAGAGATGCTAGAGTTAGTGGAAgttttttatgataaaatgaaagaaaCAACAAATGCAAatgcattatatttatatgctttacaaatatttaaaatatgtaacaTCCATAACGAATTACCAAGATTAGTTGTTTTTGGCCAACAATCAATGGGGAAAACGACACTTTTAGATTTTATTATGGGAGGCCCAATGGGATATACAAGTTCTGATACAGGAACTAAGCAACCTAtagttataatattaaaaccTAGTGATACAAACAAAATAGAAtgttatttaaataaaaaaaaagtaaacaTAGATGACTTacatgaaaaaatgaaagcTATTATGcttaatttaaatgaatcTATTATATCTAAAGAGTTAGAAGTAGAAATATCTATACCTGGTGGTATATATGCTACTTTTGTTGATTTACCTGGTATTAAAGATGATTCAAAAGCTGGTTCAGAATTAACGCGAAAAATTGTTCGTAATTATGTTCAAAACTTTCCAAAtgacatttatatattagtaaAAAAAGCATCTGATGATCCTGCCAATTGGCCTTATCATTTGAAAGAGTTCTTTATGAAACCCAAACCTTTAG GTCTTGGATTACAAACCAAACAGTGCATTGTTGTTGGAACAAGGGCTTTGGAATTTTTGAATAATGAACTTAGTACTATCAAAACTTTGACAGAACTACATGATCGAGTAAAAAAGAGAGGTATTTCggataataatgataacatgttatctttatatttattggaACTTTTTTCGATACCTATTGAGCAAAAGGAGAAAAAcgattttttaacaaatagAATATCTATGTAttctaaaatattaaatggtagaaaaaatgtgttagatttattgttaaataaatttgaaaatgatTGTAGTGattcaataaaaaaagaattgaTTGATTGTTTTGATgttgaaaaatttaaacaaGAAGTAAACAGcaaatttatgaatatattaatacaaCAATTAAGGAAGGTTGAGgtaaaattagaaaaaaaaaaagcaaaaatggaaatatatattaaaaaattagaagaattatataataaaggTAATATTCTAAGTATTAGAGAGCAAgtcaaattatatatacgtgaacttgttaatattatatcaaatttattaacagGAAATTATccaatattaaatttaccAAAAAATGGAgatgattttttaaaaaaatatggtgGAACATTAATggaaaatttaaaagacGGAAATGATTTGGCTGttgaattatatgaaaagcAAGGTttatatgatgaaaattttttaacttaTTTAAATGAGTATTTAATAAAGCAATCAAACGAAAacgaatataataaatcaGTTACTTCTGATTTTAATAACTGTAACGATttgttaaataatttaaattcaagtattgatgatataaaaattggtaataatataactaCGAATACCGTAAACACTAATAGCATGATAGGAGGAATACATAATGGAAACAATATTGGAAATAGTGGAAACGcaagtaataatatatcgAGTAATAGTtcaaatacaaataatattaataactTAAATAGTAGCACAAATAGTAATGCGAATTTTAGTAACTCAGGGATAAATATTTCAGGCTTTGGAACTAATAGCATGGGAACTgcaaataataacataaataatagtggaattggaaaaaataataatagtagtagcagtaataataattcgaATATTAACTCGTTAAATAAACGATCTGATATTTATGACAACTTTAATGATAGGGATAAAAAACGAACAAATGACAATATGTTGAAAATAGGACAAACTGTACGTTTTCTTTTAGCAAAAGAAGAAAGCAGTATGTTTGGAATTATccaaaatatttcaaacgATGCTCgaagtaaaaatattttagtaaatttttttttccgtAGTAGTAATATTGAAGAGCAAATACAAGTAAAATCTGTTGAAAAGGAAAGATTAATAGTTGTAAAACCTGTAGAAACATTAAGTGgggatttattttttttaaatggtTTACAAGTATGGTATAAAATGACAAGAGATGATGGGTGGGTTGGTTTTGATAACGCAGAAATCATCAAAGTATTTAATAACAGTAGTAAAATTAAAGATGTATTAATTAGAAATTtgtcaaaaaataatgaagtTGTATCAATCAAAATTAATGATTTATATGCAGATTATACTGATCATATGGATGACGAAGCTGATCCAATAGATGAAACATATAATGAAGATGATGCCCTTAAAAAAGTTGCTGGACCACATACtgatttgaaaatattgaatCAATTGGctattacatatatatgtaaatggcttaaatataatattgctAAAATAGAaccagaaaaaaaattttcagATGAAGTATTATTACAAATGATGAGAAGTATACACAATATTGTTGATCAAAGTGATTGGAAACCATTAGTAGTAGATTTATTACAAGCAAACATAAGTGGcaacattttatatttaacaaaGCTAGCTAGCTGTTCAGCAGCTGTAGCATTAAATAGAGTATTTAAAGCTGGACTCGGAGaaattaatagaaaaattaaaaataattatatagatgaaaatatatacctATTAAGTACAAATCCAAAATTTCTTGAAGAGTTAAATCAAGcattacataatttttgtaaagAAAGAGCAGTCATATGTGCAAGTGAAATGAAAGAAATCGTTTTTGAACAAACATATGCAGTACATTTTGAAATTATTGAAGAAATATTTGAGGGatgtaaattatttgagGATAATTTTCTTACACCTACAGGTGTTAAGCCAACAATGTCAATAATCAACAAAAATgttaaacaaaatttagCTTATAGAAATCACCAATTGTCATTGACAGatgttaaaattaataaaaaatctaGATCTAAAGAATTAATACAAGAAGAAGTCAAACTACAATTCTGGGCAATCAAAATGTTAATATCTGTTCCGTTTGCCACCAAAATCTATGCACATTTTTTGAACAACATAGTCCCAAAAAATAAGCATCTTGCAAATATTCTTGATTACTCAATTGATTGTGAGAGCAACTTAGAGAAATACATTCAAAGCAAATTGCTAAATCGGGAAGTCAACG GAATTCAGGTTCCAATAGATGATAAAGAACTTTTAAGTCACTACAACATTATAGACAACCGAGACAATATTCTCAGAAAACTTGAAAACCAAAAACGACTCATTCAATACATATCTATTGTATCTAATTCTATAAAACttcttaaaaataat ttATCAAATGAAAGTACACTGGATTTTGTAACAAAATTGGATTTTGGccaagaaaataaaaaaaattggcATAGATTAg ATTCATACGAGGACTGA